The genomic region CTTAGATTTCTAGCTCAATCTAATTCTATGTGCTTATCTGTATTAGTGTATATGTTTTATTTCTAGCAAATAACAACTGCTATGGTAAAATGGAGGTTGAATCCAATTTCTTTTGGCGGTAAGCATATTTCTTTTATGGTTAGGGGTGATAAGCATATCTTAATTACAAGATCATTAACTATATTAGTGGGCCTTATTTTATCTGTTTTCATATCTTATGCATGTTCTGATAATCAAGCGAAAAAGGCAGATCTAGATTATGTTGATATGGTGTTGATACCCCAAGCTGACTTCATGATGGGCGGTAGTGATGATCTTGCGCGTGAAGATGAACTGCCAAGTCATAGAGTGCTCCTTGATCCATTTTGGATGGATAAAATTGAAGTAACCAACAAACAGTTTGCTATATTCGTTAAAGATACCGGCTACATTACAACAGCTGAACAAAAGCCAAAGTGGGAAGAATTAAAAAAACAGCTCCCCGAGGGCGCACCAAAACCTGATGATTCAGTATTGGTTCCCGGCTCATTAGTATTTACTCCTCCTAATAAAGATGTTGAGCTTACTTCATTTCATCAATGGTGGACATGGGTTCCAGGCGCTAATTGGAGAAAGCCTGTTGGCCGCGGTAGCAGCATAAAGTGGCTAGTTGATCATCCCGTTATACATGTGTCTTGGTATGATGCCAACGAGTACTGCAAGTGGGCCGGCAAACGTCTGCCTACAGAGGCTGAGTGGGAATGGGCGGCTCGGGGAGGTCTTGATGACAAACCCTATAGCTGGGGAGACGAGCACATAAATAATGGTAAGCCCAAAGCTAATACATGGGATGGAAATTTTCCTTATACTAATATTGGAGATGACGGGTTTAAAGTTACAGCGCCGGTAAAATCATTTCCTCCAAATAACTATGGACTATATGATATGGCGGGAAATGTATGGGAGTGGACAAGCGATTGGTACAGAAATGATTACTATGAGATGAGCAAGAAAGAAGAGGGCGTCAAGAATCCCAAAGGTCCTAAAGACAGCTTTGATCCTGATGAGCCTTATGCTCAAAAGAAAGTGCAAAGAGGAGGCTCGTTTTTATGTAATGAGTCATATTGTTCCGGCTATAGAGTGTCATTTAGACAGAAATCGAGCCCTGATACAGGACTTTCTCACTCAGGATTTAGA from Thermodesulfobacteriota bacterium harbors:
- a CDS encoding formylglycine-generating enzyme family protein, whose product is MNPISFGGKHISFMVRGDKHILITRSLTILVGLILSVFISYACSDNQAKKADLDYVDMVLIPQADFMMGGSDDLAREDELPSHRVLLDPFWMDKIEVTNKQFAIFVKDTGYITTAEQKPKWEELKKQLPEGAPKPDDSVLVPGSLVFTPPNKDVELTSFHQWWTWVPGANWRKPVGRGSSIKWLVDHPVIHVSWYDANEYCKWAGKRLPTEAEWEWAARGGLDDKPYSWGDEHINNGKPKANTWDGNFPYTNIGDDGFKVTAPVKSFPPNNYGLYDMAGNVWEWTSDWYRNDYYEMSKKEEGVKNPKGPKDSFDPDEPYAQKKVQRGGSFLCNESYCSGYRVSFRQKSSPDTGLSHSGFRCVKDIK